The following are from one region of the Juglans regia cultivar Chandler chromosome 10, Walnut 2.0, whole genome shotgun sequence genome:
- the LOC109013586 gene encoding uncharacterized protein LOC109013586 → MGIRSLILEGDVLQMVNNFSMKNPDWSQAGRLIEDTKILNTCVIWSVVHTRREANQAAHILAQEALSLQEDFIGLEEFPTFKRKFLFSVNFSVKSPFFVKSALKNASFVSKISDNFLNPQSFSCSIEVWASSSSTSSSWCCAHCLSHSPAKQAQVCTPGRYRLRLQRLLPAFNLPQAHSHFSYFWPYLLFTAVYIFVSIVDLQVNEEIAKISVNWLSLITLLLGATSKELVYKNIRFEAWDLGGQERLRASWATYYRGTHALIAVIDSTDRARISIMKEELFRLLGHEDLQHSIILIFANKQDLKDAMTLAEITDCLSLHSIKNHNWHIQACCALTGDGLYDGLGWITQRVIGKAPS, encoded by the exons ATGGGCATTCGATCACTTATATTGGAAGGAGATGTCTTACAAATGGTGAATAACTTTTCAATGAAGAATCCAGATTGGAGCCAGGCAGGTCGGTTAATTGAGGATaccaaaattttgaatactTGTGTCATTTGGTCAGTTGTCCATACAAGAAGAGAAGCTAATCAGGCTGCTCATATTCTTGCCCAAGAAGCATTATCTCTACAAGAGGATTTCATAGGATTGGAAGAATTTCCAACAT TTaaacggaaattcttgttttccgttaactttTCCGTTAAATCCCCATTCTTCGTTAAATCGGCGTTAAAGAACGCATCTTTCGTCTCGAAAATTTCTGACAATTTCCTTAATCCTCAGAGCTTTTCTTGTTCTATTGAGGTGTGGGCATCCTCATCTTCAACCTCATCGTCCTGGTGCTGTGCTCATTGTCTGAGCCATTCTCCAGCCAAGCAAGCCCAGGTTTGTACTCCAGGACGCTACCGTCTACGCCTTCAACGTCTCCTCCCTGCCTTCAACCTCCCTCAAGCCCACTCtcacttttcatatttttggccaTATTTGCTCTTCACGGCTGTctatatttttgtttccatCGTGGATCTGCAGGTAAATGAAGAG ATTGCAAAAATCTCTGTGAATTGGTTGTCACTAATCACCCTACTGTTGGGAGCAACGTCGAAAGAGCTCGTCTATAAGAACATTCGATTCGAG GCGTGGGATCTTGGTGGACAAGAAAGGCTCAGGGCATCATGGGCAACTTATTATCGTGGAACTCATGCACTTATTGCGGTGATAGATAGCACTGATAGAGCCAGGATCTCTATAATGAAGGAGGAACTCTTTAGGTTGCTGGGACATGAGGATCTACAACATTCTATCATACTAATTTTTGCAAACAAACAGGACCTCAAGGATGCAATGACCCTAGCTGAAATCACCGATTGCCTTTCCCTTCACAGCATCAAGAATCATAATTGGCACATTCAAGCCTGTTGTGCCCTCACAGGAGACGGACTGTATGATGGTCTAGGATGGATCACTCAACGGGTTATTGGGAAAGCACCAAGTTGA
- the LOC109004120 gene encoding palmitoyl-acyl carrier protein thioesterase, chloroplastic-like isoform X1: MVATAATSAFFPAASPAPDSGPKTAKKLANLGGMKSKSAGSSGALQGKASTQASPKINGTSVGLKKPVEGVKNEFETSSPAPRTFINTLPDWSMLLAAITTIFLAAEKQWMMLDWKPRRPDMLIDPFGLGRIVQDGLVFRQNFSIRSYEIGADRTASIETLMNHLQETALNHVKGAGLLGDGFGSTPEMCKKNLIWVVTRMQVVVDRYPTWGDVVQVDTWVGPSGKNGMRRDWVLLDSKTGETLTRASSVWVMMNKQTRRLSKIPEEVRGEIEPYFTDTVPVVEEDSRKLQKLDDNTADYVLTGLSPRWSDLDVNMHVNNVKYIGWILEVDAQVNFFLQFISFSAPLPILESYELSAMTLEYRRECGKDNVLQSLTAVSGSGIGNLGTLADMECQHLLRLENGAEIVRGRTSWRPKHASNFETFGSIPAESI, translated from the exons ATGGTTGCCACCGCCGCTACTTCTGCTTTCTTTCCGGCCGCATCTCCAGCTCCAGACTCTGGCCCAAAGACGGCCAAAAAGCTTGCGAATTTGGGAGGAATGAAGTCGAAATCTGCTGGGTCTTCCGGTGCCTTGCAGGGCAAGGCAAGTACCCAAGCTTCTCCCAAAATAAATGGTACCTCAGTTGGGTTGAAAAAACCAGTGGAAGGTGTGAAGAATGAGTTTGAAACGTCGTCGCCTGCTCCCAGGACTTTCATTAACACATTACCTGATTGGAGCATGCTTCTTGCCGCTATCACCACAATCTTCTTGGCTGCTGAAAAGCAGTGGATGATGCTTGATTGGAAACCAAGGCGGCCTGACATGCTCATTGACCCTTTCGGTCTAGGGAGAATTGTTCAGGATGGTCTTGTGTTCCGGCAGAATTTTTCTATTAGATCATATGAAATAGGTGCTGATCGCACAGCGTCGATAGAAACGTTGATGAATCATCTACAG GAAACTGCCCTTAACCACGTTAAGGGTGCTGGACTTCTTGGTGATGGCTTTGGTTCGACGCCAGAGATGTGCAAAAAGAACCTCATATGGGTGGTTACACGAATGCAGGTGGTGGTAGATCGCTATCCTACATG GGGTGATGTTGTGCAAGTAGACACTTGGGTCGGTCCATCTGGAAAGAATGGTATGCGCCGTGATTGGGTTTTACTTGATTCTAAAACTGGCGAAACTCTGACAAGAGCCTCTAG TGTTTGGGTGATGATGAATAAACAAACCAGGAGGTTATCTAAGATTCCAGAAGAAGTTCGGGGAGAAATAGAGCCTTATTTTACGGATACTGTTCCTGTTGTGGAAGAGGATAGCAGAAAACTGCAAAAACTTGATGACAATACAGCAGACTATGTTCTTACTGGGTTAagt CCTAGGTGGAGTGATTTAGATGTCAATATGCATGTCAACAATGTGAAGTATATTGGCTGGATCCTTGAGGTAGATGCTCAAGTGAATTTCTTTCTTCAGTTCATCTCCTTT AGTGCTCCATTGCCGATCTTGGAGAGCTATGAGCTTTCTGCCATGACCTTGGAGTACAGGAGGGAGTGTGGAAAGGACAACGTGCTTCAGTCATTGACTGCCGTCTCTGGCAGTGGCATTGGTAATTTGGGAACTCTGGCTGACATGGAGTGCCAGCACTTGCTTCGACTCGAGAATGGAGCTGAGATTGTGAGGGGCAGGACGTCGTGGAGGCCCAAACATGCCAGCAACTTTGAAACTTTTGGTTCAATTCCTGCTGAAAGcatctaa
- the LOC109004120 gene encoding palmitoyl-acyl carrier protein thioesterase, chloroplastic-like isoform X2, with amino-acid sequence MVATAATSAFFPAASPAPDSGPKTAKKLANLGGMKSKSAGSSGALQGKASTQASPKINGTSVGLKKPVEGVKNEFETSSPAPRTFINTLPDWSMLLAAITTIFLAAEKQWMMLDWKPRRPDMLIDPFGLGRIVQDGLVFRQNFSIRSYEIGADRTASIETLMNHLQETALNHVKGAGLLGDGFGSTPEMCKKNLIWVVTRMQVVVDRYPTWGDVVQVDTWVGPSGKNGMRRDWVLLDSKTGETLTRASSVWVMMNKQTRRLSKIPEEVRGEIEPYFTDTVPVVEEDSRKLQKLDDNTADYVLTGLSPRWSDLDVNMHVNNVKYIGWILESAPLPILESYELSAMTLEYRRECGKDNVLQSLTAVSGSGIGNLGTLADMECQHLLRLENGAEIVRGRTSWRPKHASNFETFGSIPAESI; translated from the exons ATGGTTGCCACCGCCGCTACTTCTGCTTTCTTTCCGGCCGCATCTCCAGCTCCAGACTCTGGCCCAAAGACGGCCAAAAAGCTTGCGAATTTGGGAGGAATGAAGTCGAAATCTGCTGGGTCTTCCGGTGCCTTGCAGGGCAAGGCAAGTACCCAAGCTTCTCCCAAAATAAATGGTACCTCAGTTGGGTTGAAAAAACCAGTGGAAGGTGTGAAGAATGAGTTTGAAACGTCGTCGCCTGCTCCCAGGACTTTCATTAACACATTACCTGATTGGAGCATGCTTCTTGCCGCTATCACCACAATCTTCTTGGCTGCTGAAAAGCAGTGGATGATGCTTGATTGGAAACCAAGGCGGCCTGACATGCTCATTGACCCTTTCGGTCTAGGGAGAATTGTTCAGGATGGTCTTGTGTTCCGGCAGAATTTTTCTATTAGATCATATGAAATAGGTGCTGATCGCACAGCGTCGATAGAAACGTTGATGAATCATCTACAG GAAACTGCCCTTAACCACGTTAAGGGTGCTGGACTTCTTGGTGATGGCTTTGGTTCGACGCCAGAGATGTGCAAAAAGAACCTCATATGGGTGGTTACACGAATGCAGGTGGTGGTAGATCGCTATCCTACATG GGGTGATGTTGTGCAAGTAGACACTTGGGTCGGTCCATCTGGAAAGAATGGTATGCGCCGTGATTGGGTTTTACTTGATTCTAAAACTGGCGAAACTCTGACAAGAGCCTCTAG TGTTTGGGTGATGATGAATAAACAAACCAGGAGGTTATCTAAGATTCCAGAAGAAGTTCGGGGAGAAATAGAGCCTTATTTTACGGATACTGTTCCTGTTGTGGAAGAGGATAGCAGAAAACTGCAAAAACTTGATGACAATACAGCAGACTATGTTCTTACTGGGTTAagt CCTAGGTGGAGTGATTTAGATGTCAATATGCATGTCAACAATGTGAAGTATATTGGCTGGATCCTTGAG AGTGCTCCATTGCCGATCTTGGAGAGCTATGAGCTTTCTGCCATGACCTTGGAGTACAGGAGGGAGTGTGGAAAGGACAACGTGCTTCAGTCATTGACTGCCGTCTCTGGCAGTGGCATTGGTAATTTGGGAACTCTGGCTGACATGGAGTGCCAGCACTTGCTTCGACTCGAGAATGGAGCTGAGATTGTGAGGGGCAGGACGTCGTGGAGGCCCAAACATGCCAGCAACTTTGAAACTTTTGGTTCAATTCCTGCTGAAAGcatctaa